The DNA segment CCGGGGGCCGGGTGCCCAGGCCGGCTGTCGGGGAGGAGCCGGGCAGCGGGGCGTTCGTCGTCGTGCCGCTGGTGTCCGGGGCGCCGGCGGGACGGTCTCCCCAGCGGGCGTCCACCGCGGTGGCGGGTTTGTGCGGGCCCTCGGGGCCGAAGCCGGGGGGCAGGGGGCCGAGCTGGTCGAAGATCTCGATCGGCTCGTCGTCGGGGCTGGGCTCGGGGAGCAGCTCGCGGGCGGCGGCCAGGGCCTTGCGGGCGCCCGTGGCGGTGCGGAAGCGGGCGGCGGGGTCGGGCTGGAGCATGGTGGCGACGACCTGCCACAGCGGCTCGGGCACCCGCGCGGGCGCGCCCGGCGTCCCGTGTTCCAGGAAGTACCGGACGATCTCCTTGCCGTCCGGCTTGGCCCCCTCCAGCAGATAGAGGGCGACCAGCCCCACGGCGAACAGGTCACCGGGGAAGTCGGGTTCGGCCCCCAGCAGTTGCTCGGGCGCGAGATAGCCCGGCGTGCCGACCACGAGGTTGGTCTCGGTCAGCCGGGGCTCGCCGAAGCGCATGGCGATGCCGAAGTCGGACAGCCGCAGCCGGGGCCGGCCGGTGCCGGTGGCCTCCAGCAGTACGTTGGCGGGCTTGATGTCCCGGTGCACGACTCCCTCGGCGTGCACGGCGCCAAGGCCGGACAGCAACTGGTCCAGCAGGGTGCAGACGAACACCGGCGGAAGAGGACCGTAGTCGTTGATCAGGTGGACCAGGGAGCCACCGGACACCAGGTCCATGGTGAACAGGACCTGGTCGTCGTCGGCCGCCCAGCTCGCCGGCGCGAGCACATGCGGATGATCGATGCGCAGTGCCTGCTCGCGCACGAAGCGCAGCAGGGTGTGGGCGTCGCGCTGCTGAAGCACCTTGGCGGCGACATAGCGCCGTCTGCGGTGGTCCCAGGCGCGCCATACCGCGCCCACACCGCCACGCCCGATCGGGTCGGCCAGCTCGTACCGGCCCGCGAAGACCTCACCCATGACCGTGCAGCTCCTCCCCCTGGTGCGCTGCCCCGGCCGTGCGGCCGGGCCCGGTGCCGGACCCCCTCCGGACCGGGCCGGGGGTCAGCTCTGGTGGGACTGGTAGTGCGCGACCGCGTCGGCGGTGCGGCCCGCGCCGTAGACCCGGAGGAACTCTGCCAGTTCGGGGTGGGTCGGGGCGAGGGTGTCCGCGGCGTCGATGATGTCTCCGGCGGCGGCGACGGAGCGGAGCAGTGACTGGATCTCGCGCACGACCCGCTTCACCGTGGGCGCGCCCGAACTGCTGGTCGTCTGTGTGGTGTTGCTCAGCACCGAGCCTCCTGGGGACTTCTTGATCTCGTCCATGCGGTCGGTCGCCTCGGCCGCGCTCACACTGCCGTCCGCCACCTGCGCGGCCAGCTCCTGCAGCAGCTGCACCCGCTGCACCACCGCCGGATTGCCGATCTTGGCGCGCTGGCCGCTCATGAGCTGCGACAGCATCGGAGCCGACAGCCCCAGCGCGGCGGCGAGCCGGGCCTGATTGAGCCCGAGATCGTCGATCAGCTTACGGAAGAGCGCCCCCAACGGCTCCCCGTACCAGTTCCGCTGGAGCTCCCGCGCTCTCGC comes from the Streptomyces seoulensis genome and includes:
- a CDS encoding serine/threonine-protein kinase — encoded protein: MGEVFAGRYELADPIGRGGVGAVWRAWDHRRRRYVAAKVLQQRDAHTLLRFVREQALRIDHPHVLAPASWAADDDQVLFTMDLVSGGSLVHLINDYGPLPPVFVCTLLDQLLSGLGAVHAEGVVHRDIKPANVLLEATGTGRPRLRLSDFGIAMRFGEPRLTETNLVVGTPGYLAPEQLLGAEPDFPGDLFAVGLVALYLLEGAKPDGKEIVRYFLEHGTPGAPARVPEPLWQVVATMLQPDPAARFRTATGARKALAAARELLPEPSPDDEPIEIFDQLGPLPPGFGPEGPHKPATAVDARWGDRPAGAPDTSGTTTNAPLPGSSPTAGLGTRPPVLTASSMSDTGSFHLPPPPPPRPTTDPHTASYTARDPRTPGLPTETPRAPGHRARPRPGPSAKVAVPVLLLALLCYAVGFWALARV
- a CDS encoding helix-turn-helix domain-containing protein, giving the protein MDAAQQEATARARELQRNWYGEPLGALFRKLIDDLGLNQARLAAALGLSAPMLSQLMSGQRAKIGNPAVVQRVQLLQELAAQVADGSVSAAEATDRMDEIKKSPGGSVLSNTTQTTSSSGAPTVKRVVREIQSLLRSVAAAGDIIDAADTLAPTHPELAEFLRVYGAGRTADAVAHYQSHQS